The Burkholderiales bacterium JOSHI_001 genomic sequence ATGGACTCCGCCCCCGCGGTCATGCTGGTGCTGCAGCAGGTGCTGGTGGGTGTGGTGATGGGCTTTTCGGTGCGGGTGGTCTTTGCCGGGGTGGAACTGGCGGGTGAAGTGGTGGGCCTGCAGATGGGCCTGAACTACGCCGGCTTCTTCGACCCCGTGTCGGCCACCCAAGGCACCGCCACCGGCCGCTTCATGGGCACCATGGTCGCCTTCCTGTTCGTCATCATCAATGGGCACCTCTTCGTGGTGTCGGCCCTGGTGGGCAGCTTCAAGGCCTTTCCGGTGGGGCCCGAGCCGTTTGCGGTGCTGCACGCGGTGCAACCGCAGGCGCTGGGACTGGAACTGTTCCGGCTGGGGCTGTGGATTGCCCTGCCGCTGGTG encodes the following:
- a CDS encoding flagellar biosynthetic protein FliR (PFAM: Bacterial export proteins, family 1~TIGRFAM: flagellar biosynthetic protein FliR), whose translation is MITFDEAQVLAWVTPLLWPFLRALSLIAALPVLGQRTVPQRVRIALAVLIVLAAQPSLPAMAAVPMDSAPAVMLVLQQVLVGVVMGFSVRVVFAGVELAGEVVGLQMGLNYAGFFDPVSATQGTATGRFMGTMVAFLFVIINGHLFVVSALVGSFKAFPVGPEPFAVLHAVQPQALGLELFRLGLWIALPLVGMLLFVNLVLGVISRVAPQINIFSLGFPVTLCVGLLGLLLTLPMLQQPFTVALEQMLARF